In one Sphingomonas sp. S1-29 genomic region, the following are encoded:
- a CDS encoding polysaccharide biosynthesis protein encodes MPVGKVARPLLALPRVSKQVMAATIDGALCALTVWIAYYLRLGYFISLVGRPSLAVALSVGLALPAFQVVGLYRMAFRRAGSEIFPALALACVVYGLCYVTIIAAYAFDNIPRTIGIIQPILLFLAVGSVRLAVGYVLGGQMQRMIEMRPEGRMLIYGAGSSGRQLAAAMSTSRESHIIGFLDDDRSLYGTRVNGLKVYPPASLRDLIQSRGITDVLLALPSAPRQRRNEIIHALRGLPISVRTLPGLMDLAHGRIQASDLRELTIEDLLSRDPVSPEMDAVRKKITGRTVLVTGAGGSIGSELCRQILTMEPARILLLESSEFALYAVHRNLIEVSHVEVVPLLGSVTDGQRVAKILSAWDPDIVFHAAAYKHVPLVEHNPLEGLRNNVIGTLRVAELSLQQGVRDFVLVSTDKAVRPTNTMGATKRLAELVLQGLAAEQTRTRFSMVRFGNVLGSSGSVVPLFREQIRQGGPVTITHRDITRYFMTIPEAAQLVVQASAMAQGGEVFVLDMGEPVRIADLARNMIELSGLTVRSADTPDGDIEIVTVGMRPGEKLYEELLIGDNPSATTHPRIMMASEHHLPWAHLRPRLDALERLIENGDVGGARTLLCELVREFTPSSGIVDWVATQNAVLQNQLAQPLGDTQPFLTMPC; translated from the coding sequence ATGCCCGTCGGTAAGGTCGCGCGCCCGCTGTTAGCACTGCCACGGGTTTCCAAGCAAGTTATGGCGGCGACGATTGATGGCGCGCTCTGTGCTTTAACAGTGTGGATCGCCTATTATCTTCGGCTGGGATATTTTATTTCTCTGGTCGGGCGGCCGAGCCTTGCCGTTGCTCTATCGGTCGGACTTGCTTTGCCTGCATTCCAGGTTGTCGGTCTTTACCGTATGGCATTCCGACGCGCCGGCAGCGAAATCTTTCCAGCTTTGGCTTTGGCATGCGTGGTATATGGGCTGTGTTATGTCACGATCATAGCGGCGTATGCGTTTGATAACATTCCGCGCACGATCGGCATCATTCAGCCCATCCTGCTTTTTCTCGCGGTTGGTTCGGTGCGGCTTGCTGTGGGTTACGTGCTGGGCGGGCAGATGCAGCGAATGATTGAAATGCGACCGGAAGGGCGCATGCTGATCTATGGTGCCGGTTCCTCGGGCCGCCAGCTTGCCGCCGCGATGAGCACCAGTCGGGAATCCCATATAATCGGTTTTCTCGACGACGATCGTTCGCTCTATGGCACGCGGGTCAACGGCCTTAAGGTGTATCCACCCGCTAGCTTGCGCGATTTGATCCAGAGTCGAGGGATCACCGACGTGTTGTTGGCGCTCCCCTCGGCTCCCCGCCAGCGTCGCAACGAAATCATCCATGCGCTGCGTGGCTTGCCGATAAGCGTGCGCACCCTCCCTGGCCTGATGGACCTGGCGCACGGTCGGATCCAAGCCAGCGATCTGCGCGAACTGACGATCGAGGACCTGCTCAGCCGCGATCCGGTTTCACCCGAAATGGATGCCGTGCGCAAGAAGATCACGGGTCGCACGGTGCTGGTAACCGGGGCAGGCGGATCGATCGGCAGCGAGTTGTGCCGTCAGATCCTAACGATGGAGCCAGCGCGGATATTGCTGCTGGAATCAAGCGAGTTCGCGCTTTACGCGGTGCATCGCAACCTCATCGAGGTATCGCATGTCGAAGTGGTGCCGCTGCTCGGGTCGGTCACCGACGGCCAGCGCGTGGCGAAAATCCTGAGCGCCTGGGACCCGGACATCGTCTTCCATGCAGCGGCCTATAAGCATGTTCCGCTTGTCGAGCATAATCCGTTGGAAGGGCTACGCAACAATGTGATTGGCACGTTACGAGTCGCGGAATTGTCGTTGCAGCAGGGCGTCAGGGATTTTGTCCTTGTCAGCACGGACAAAGCGGTGCGCCCAACCAATACGATGGGTGCAACCAAGCGGTTGGCCGAGCTGGTTCTACAGGGCCTGGCCGCGGAGCAGACCAGAACGCGCTTCTCGATGGTCCGTTTCGGCAATGTTTTGGGCTCGAGTGGATCGGTGGTTCCGTTGTTCCGCGAGCAAATCCGCCAGGGCGGTCCGGTGACGATTACCCACCGCGATATCACTCGCTATTTTATGACCATTCCCGAAGCGGCGCAGCTGGTGGTGCAGGCCAGCGCGATGGCCCAGGGAGGCGAAGTGTTCGTCCTCGACATGGGGGAGCCGGTGCGGATCGCCGATCTGGCGCGCAATATGATCGAGTTATCCGGGCTGACCGTGCGATCGGCGGACACGCCTGACGGCGACATCGAAATCGTTACGGTAGGCATGCGCCCAGGCGAGAAGCTCTATGAAGAGTTGCTGATAGGCGACAATCCGAGTGCTACGACCCACCCGCGCATCATGATGGCCTCTGAACACCATTTGCCTTGGGCGCATCTGCGGCCGCGATTGGACGCGCTCGAGCGACTGATCGAGAACGGCGATGTAGGGGGGGCACGCACCTTGCTGTGCGAACTGGTCCGCGAATTTACACCATCGAGCGGGATCGTTGATTGGGTGGCAACGCAGAATGCGGTGTTGCAAAACCAGCTGGCGCAACCGCTGGGAGATACGCAACCGTTCCTTACGATGCCCTGCTAA
- a CDS encoding O-antigen ligase family protein translates to MSVTAASLVRFRPSLPFALLTGFLAVLWIAGGASRADAAGQIFVRTAAFVCLIVMILFGKRPQVGITHPVLLLLVGALALALIQLVPLPPALWQALPGRELFTQAAQLSGQVQPWRPWSIVPGATMNAAASLIVPILTLLLVNALRPEERLRLPAVLLTFVVASLLFGLLQFSGAGVNNLFVNETPGVMSGTFANRNHFALLLALGCLLVPAWVFQNGRRTRWRGVAGLGLVLVFALSILGTGSRAGIALGALALAMATLLAWNGVRRELQHAPRWVLPLLIACIALLFIALVLISFAADRAVGIQRSFAIDIQQDMRGRALPTILAMIREYFPFGSGLGSFDPIFRIAEPFGLLKPTYFNHAHNDLLEIVLDAGLPGLLLLAGGLGWWAWASVRAWRAGAGEGYARARLGGAMLLLVIVASAFDYPARTPIIMAWVTLAAVWLAGGRRTALRRDDSHL, encoded by the coding sequence ATGTCTGTCACCGCCGCATCATTAGTCCGCTTCCGGCCAAGCTTGCCCTTTGCTCTGCTGACCGGATTTCTGGCCGTGCTTTGGATCGCGGGCGGCGCATCGCGTGCTGACGCAGCAGGACAAATTTTCGTGCGTACGGCGGCTTTTGTCTGCCTTATCGTGATGATCCTGTTTGGCAAACGCCCGCAAGTCGGGATCACGCATCCGGTATTGCTGCTGCTGGTAGGGGCGTTGGCACTGGCATTGATCCAGTTGGTCCCGTTGCCGCCCGCTCTGTGGCAAGCGCTTCCGGGTCGCGAGCTTTTTACCCAGGCGGCGCAGCTTAGCGGACAGGTCCAGCCCTGGCGTCCTTGGTCGATTGTTCCGGGCGCGACAATGAACGCGGCCGCTTCATTGATCGTCCCTATTTTGACGCTGCTTCTGGTAAATGCGCTGCGACCGGAAGAGCGTCTCAGGCTGCCGGCGGTCCTGCTGACGTTCGTCGTTGCGTCATTGCTATTCGGTCTGCTCCAGTTCTCGGGCGCGGGTGTCAACAACCTGTTCGTCAACGAAACGCCCGGCGTAATGAGCGGTACCTTTGCCAATCGCAACCACTTCGCCCTGCTGCTCGCGCTTGGCTGCCTCTTGGTCCCGGCATGGGTATTCCAAAATGGACGTCGAACGCGGTGGCGTGGGGTTGCCGGCCTTGGCTTGGTGTTGGTGTTTGCGCTCTCCATTCTCGGCACCGGCTCGCGCGCGGGAATAGCGTTAGGGGCTCTAGCTTTGGCGATGGCGACATTGTTGGCGTGGAACGGCGTACGTCGCGAATTGCAGCATGCCCCGCGCTGGGTTCTGCCCCTACTTATCGCCTGCATCGCGCTCCTGTTCATCGCATTGGTGCTGATCAGTTTCGCTGCCGATCGGGCGGTCGGTATCCAACGCAGCTTTGCCATTGATATTCAGCAGGACATGCGCGGTCGCGCGCTGCCTACCATTTTGGCGATGATCCGCGAGTATTTTCCGTTCGGGTCAGGCTTAGGCAGTTTCGATCCGATATTTCGGATCGCCGAGCCCTTTGGGCTGCTCAAGCCGACCTACTTTAATCACGCCCATAACGATTTGCTGGAGATTGTTCTCGATGCGGGTTTACCCGGCCTCCTGCTGCTGGCGGGGGGGCTCGGCTGGTGGGCGTGGGCAAGTGTCCGCGCCTGGCGGGCCGGAGCGGGCGAAGGCTACGCACGTGCACGTTTGGGCGGGGCGATGCTGCTGTTGGTGATCGTCGCTAGCGCCTTCGACTATCCCGCGCGTACGCCGATCATCATGGCCTGGGTGACTCTTGCGGCGGTTTGGCTGGCCGGTGGCCGGCGCACGGCTTTACGGCGGGACGACAGCCATCTATAG